From the Pseudoalteromonas tunicata genome, one window contains:
- a CDS encoding GPO family capsid scaffolding protein has protein sequence MPGQLRTKPLSIAAVGMTVDGREISEQDVADIVETYNPRKYGARINLDHEFNWSGWAAKNLHNVDIPGMLGDVVSVAAYENEEGITCLYAVLAPNQGFVALNKADQAVYFSIEISRDFMGSGKTYLTGLAVTDYPASCYTDRIHFSSKSKPDDMDVSLLKVDLGSCEPIDTPKKPFFKRLFSKDEPDMKPEELATALKDALGTPLAEFGQKLDGVITKFDTFSKVKVEDEETTPEGEQNTELSQVKEELSSTKKLLTELTDKFEKALKAPAGGTTDADDEPEGDEGKYSHLL, from the coding sequence ATGCCAGGTCAACTACGTACAAAACCACTTTCTATTGCCGCCGTAGGCATGACCGTAGATGGTCGCGAAATATCAGAGCAAGACGTAGCCGATATAGTAGAAACCTACAACCCGCGTAAATATGGCGCCCGCATAAACCTAGATCATGAATTTAACTGGTCAGGGTGGGCCGCTAAAAACCTACACAACGTAGACATACCCGGAATGCTCGGCGACGTAGTAAGCGTAGCAGCATACGAAAACGAAGAAGGTATAACATGCCTATACGCTGTACTTGCTCCCAACCAAGGTTTTGTAGCACTGAACAAGGCCGACCAAGCCGTCTATTTTAGCATCGAAATTAGTCGCGATTTTATGGGCTCAGGCAAAACCTACCTAACCGGCTTAGCAGTGACCGACTACCCTGCAAGCTGCTATACCGACCGAATTCATTTCAGTAGTAAGAGCAAACCAGATGACATGGACGTCTCTTTATTAAAAGTTGATTTAGGGTCATGTGAGCCTATCGACACACCTAAAAAACCATTTTTTAAACGATTATTTTCTAAGGACGAACCAGACATGAAACCAGAAGAATTAGCCACAGCACTAAAAGATGCACTCGGCACTCCGCTTGCCGAATTTGGCCAAAAGCTCGACGGCGTGATCACCAAGTTTGATACATTCTCAAAAGTCAAAGTGGAAGACGAAGAAACCACGCCAGAAGGCGAGCAAAACACCGAGCTAAGCCAGGTTAAAGAAGAGTTATCTTCAACTAAAAAACTACTTACTGAACTCACCGATAAGTTTGAAAAAGCATTAAAAGCACCTGCGGGTGGCACAACCGACGCCGATGACGAACCTGAAGGCGACGAAGGCAAATACAGCCACTTGCTGTAA
- a CDS encoding phage major capsid protein, P2 family has product MKTRTKELFVAIMAGMAVNYGVTSMSEQFNVEPTVEQRLYDAVYESAEFLQMINTAPVDDLVGQSVIMSVDGGITGRAGVETDDTKERKTRDVSKLEKREYRCYPVECDIHISWVKMDQWSKFPDFHDRYRNHVRQAIALDIIKIGWNGTHAADTTDITTYPMMNDVNIGWLQLIRRDAPERAISEGETAGEIRIGAGGDYENLDQAVHDALQGIPEHKRANMVAIIGDELLAHDKNKLYAKQAHTPSEKTKIELQQVIDTYGGLMTYKIPFFPVRGILITSFDNLSHYVQTGSTRSSVENNAKKKRVEDYQSRNDCYYVEDLEKVMYFESTSIKLPNAAGDAWA; this is encoded by the coding sequence ATGAAAACCAGAACTAAAGAATTATTCGTCGCTATCATGGCAGGCATGGCCGTTAATTACGGCGTTACCTCTATGAGTGAGCAATTCAATGTAGAGCCAACAGTAGAGCAGCGCCTATACGACGCGGTTTATGAGTCAGCTGAATTTTTACAGATGATCAACACCGCACCGGTTGACGACCTAGTGGGTCAGTCTGTGATCATGAGTGTAGACGGTGGTATCACAGGCCGTGCAGGGGTTGAAACCGACGACACCAAAGAGCGAAAAACTCGTGATGTATCAAAGCTAGAAAAACGTGAATATCGCTGTTATCCGGTAGAATGCGACATTCATATCTCATGGGTAAAAATGGATCAGTGGTCTAAATTTCCAGACTTTCATGACCGATATCGTAACCACGTGCGCCAAGCAATCGCACTCGATATCATTAAAATTGGTTGGAATGGCACACACGCAGCCGATACAACTGATATTACCACCTACCCAATGATGAACGATGTCAATATTGGTTGGTTGCAGTTAATTCGCCGCGATGCACCCGAGCGTGCAATTAGTGAAGGTGAAACCGCTGGCGAAATTCGAATTGGTGCTGGCGGCGATTACGAAAACCTAGATCAAGCGGTGCACGATGCATTGCAGGGTATTCCAGAGCATAAGCGTGCAAATATGGTGGCCATTATTGGTGACGAGTTATTAGCGCACGACAAAAATAAGCTGTACGCCAAACAAGCCCATACCCCAAGCGAAAAAACTAAAATTGAATTGCAGCAGGTGATTGATACCTACGGCGGTTTGATGACTTACAAAATCCCGTTTTTTCCAGTGCGTGGCATTTTAATCACCAGCTTTGACAACCTAAGCCACTACGTACAAACAGGCTCAACACGTAGCAGCGTAGAAAACAACGCCAAGAAAAAGCGCGTTGAAGACTACCAATCACGCAATGATTGCTACTACGTAGAAGACCTTGAAAAAGTCATGTACTTCGAGTCTACCAGCATCAAGTTACCCAATGCCGCTGGTGATGCATGGGCATAG
- the gpM gene encoding phage terminase small subunit — translation MSLVKKSLAKAVSSVPNSTEKQAPTAAATATQANAPANNTEQSEYPFFAAAIESDLAQLKTFTDISDKASYKSEAIKRNDYLGYINRYRLSGQNHHNKVLAWVFIWLVDLKRWDAVLELLPLMIEQKQPLPTVFNTKHWPAFVIDQLYDDANYYLSESKMQGLYDIGFTLRRLIYVVKNQDWSGLEVVGGKLYSIAAKVHKAQLNLGNALYFAEMAQAINDKAGVKTMLKELQKMIKPAEPDQQTAD, via the coding sequence ATGAGCTTAGTCAAAAAATCATTAGCCAAAGCAGTAAGCAGTGTGCCAAATAGCACTGAAAAGCAAGCGCCAACGGCAGCGGCAACAGCCACTCAAGCCAACGCGCCAGCAAACAACACCGAGCAAAGCGAGTACCCGTTTTTTGCAGCGGCAATCGAGTCTGACTTAGCTCAACTAAAAACATTTACCGACATTAGCGACAAAGCCAGCTACAAGTCAGAAGCCATAAAGCGCAACGACTACCTAGGCTACATCAACCGCTATCGTTTAAGTGGCCAAAACCACCACAACAAAGTATTAGCATGGGTGTTTATTTGGCTAGTAGACCTAAAACGCTGGGACGCAGTGTTAGAACTATTGCCATTAATGATTGAGCAAAAGCAACCACTGCCAACCGTGTTTAATACCAAGCACTGGCCCGCATTCGTTATCGATCAACTCTATGACGATGCAAACTACTACCTGTCAGAGTCAAAAATGCAAGGCCTATACGATATTGGCTTTACCCTACGCCGCTTAATTTACGTGGTTAAAAACCAAGACTGGTCAGGGCTAGAAGTCGTCGGCGGCAAGCTTTACTCAATTGCAGCCAAAGTGCACAAAGCACAGCTTAACCTAGGCAACGCCCTTTACTTTGCCGAAATGGCCCAAGCCATTAACGACAAAGCAGGCGTTAAAACCATGCTCAAAGAATTGCAAAAAATGATTAAACCAGCGGAGCCAGACCAGCAAACCGCTGACTAG
- a CDS encoding head completion/stabilization protein: MNLSGMPQADLQSVNVEVSGNGYYPALSTAYFIEHYAIAQEYASKSALLVEKLKRAQGEINQELASAVLTNGEPLNAQQVIFYLDAVYSKAKANLLVSKLGTTHRDNATAQSQTAIDNYDHWQRQSINALRLLQSLSVNLSVELL, encoded by the coding sequence ATGAACTTAAGCGGCATGCCACAAGCAGATTTACAAAGCGTCAATGTTGAAGTGTCAGGCAATGGTTATTACCCAGCGCTCAGCACCGCGTATTTTATTGAGCACTACGCAATAGCCCAAGAGTACGCCAGCAAAAGTGCGCTGCTTGTTGAAAAGCTAAAGCGTGCACAGGGTGAAATTAACCAAGAGCTAGCCAGCGCAGTGCTTACCAACGGTGAGCCACTCAACGCCCAGCAGGTTATTTTTTATCTTGATGCCGTATACAGCAAAGCCAAAGCAAACTTGCTGGTTTCAAAGTTGGGCACTACGCACCGCGACAACGCCACAGCGCAAAGCCAAACGGCCATTGATAATTATGATCACTGGCAACGCCAAAGCATTAACGCCTTGCGTTTGTTGCAGTCACTTAGCGTTAACTTATCGGTAGAGCTGTTATGA
- a CDS encoding phage tail protein, protein MSQSKIAKLKQHLATAEYQGRNLALSTQFDSWIEGGRIEPSSKTVNGNGLLAARFYYSGVISINPCSAPAALICAFASFWLQNNGGRFDSNDIEFSADVNDDNSNEVELTIEQLCEDIELVQTANGPFELSGTRYDFGEQSLWIAEAFTLQGQVSRA, encoded by the coding sequence ATGAGCCAAAGCAAAATAGCAAAGCTTAAACAGCATTTAGCAACCGCCGAATACCAAGGCCGCAACCTAGCGCTTAGCACTCAGTTCGACAGCTGGATAGAAGGTGGCCGCATAGAGCCAAGTAGTAAAACAGTAAATGGTAACGGGTTATTAGCAGCGCGGTTTTATTACTCAGGGGTGATAAGCATCAATCCATGCTCAGCACCTGCCGCACTCATTTGTGCCTTTGCATCGTTTTGGCTGCAAAACAATGGTGGCCGTTTCGATAGCAACGACATTGAATTTAGCGCCGATGTCAACGACGACAACAGCAACGAAGTAGAACTAACGATAGAGCAACTGTGTGAAGACATCGAATTGGTGCAAACAGCCAACGGCCCATTTGAATTAAGCGGCACCCGTTACGACTTTGGTGAGCAAAGTTTATGGATAGCAGAGGCATTCACACTGCAAGGGCAAGTAAGTCGTGCTTAA
- a CDS encoding phage virion morphogenesis protein: MLNVKFDEGQSKEQLAFLQLKPNKRRNILRSAIRAANKSSKERITRQSDLVGKTWQGRANGKKKKMLIKLKRRMKVRYGANSAGVYFTGGNSGKIARAHQEGVSLDAGKPKGSAAQNKEGPATRNLARALIAEGYSIPRGKGKGSKRPSIKWITTNLSENQAGFLLRELKGSSSKSTWQIELPARSFLGQTVSEQKEQMNFILNKAMQVA, translated from the coding sequence GTGCTTAACGTCAAGTTTGACGAAGGGCAAAGCAAAGAGCAGCTCGCTTTTTTGCAGCTCAAGCCCAATAAACGCCGCAACATATTACGCAGTGCAATACGTGCAGCAAACAAAAGCAGTAAAGAGCGCATTACCAGGCAAAGTGATTTAGTAGGCAAAACATGGCAAGGCCGCGCCAACGGCAAAAAAAAGAAAATGCTCATAAAGTTAAAGCGTCGAATGAAAGTACGTTATGGCGCAAATAGCGCAGGGGTTTATTTTACCGGGGGCAACAGCGGCAAAATAGCTCGCGCACACCAAGAGGGTGTAAGCCTAGATGCAGGCAAGCCAAAAGGCAGTGCCGCACAAAATAAAGAAGGGCCAGCCACGCGCAATTTAGCCCGTGCATTAATAGCCGAGGGCTACTCAATTCCACGTGGCAAGGGTAAGGGCAGCAAACGCCCAAGCATTAAATGGATAACAACAAATTTAAGTGAAAACCAAGCAGGGTTTTTATTACGCGAATTAAAGGGCAGCTCAAGCAAGAGCACTTGGCAAATTGAATTGCCAGCCCGTTCCTTTTTGGGGCAAACCGTTAGCGAACAAAAAGAGCAAATGAATTTTATTTTAAACAAAGCTATGCAAGTGGCGTAG
- a CDS encoding DUF2586 domain-containing protein, which produces MAQGKVSVAAIQTGSGATKQVERSVLFIGQAPENNGSILAINAQSDFDGLFGAAESPLKTQIKAWQRNGDDLVSGYAIAHGAGDDVMALIDQAMDQDVSPEIIVICTPVTGKAEIESFQAKALEILSGLARRVRFLLAAPGLTEGQNWSDLVTALQPLTDGVVGERVAVIPLLFGDELGGVTGRLCKSAVTIADSPMRVLTGAMSLMPLPTDAAGNPLTNSTTAALDTLRFSCTQFYPDFDGVYFGDVNMLDAEGGDFQQIETGRIVDKAARAVRIIAIQQIKNRRLNNSTSGIEFGKRVMGKPLRDMSKSINIGADKFPGLIDAPKDDSINLTFMDATTLQVVLKVKPIDSPNTIIVGIMLDDAE; this is translated from the coding sequence ATGGCACAAGGTAAAGTATCCGTTGCCGCCATTCAAACAGGCAGTGGCGCTACAAAACAAGTAGAACGCAGCGTATTGTTTATAGGCCAAGCGCCCGAAAACAACGGCAGTATTTTAGCGATTAATGCACAAAGCGATTTTGATGGCTTGTTTGGCGCAGCCGAATCACCATTAAAAACCCAAATTAAGGCATGGCAACGCAACGGCGATGATTTAGTCAGCGGCTACGCTATTGCACATGGCGCGGGTGATGACGTAATGGCGCTTATTGATCAGGCCATGGACCAAGATGTTAGTCCTGAAATCATCGTTATTTGTACGCCCGTCACAGGCAAAGCCGAAATTGAAAGCTTTCAAGCAAAAGCACTTGAGATTTTATCTGGCCTAGCGCGTCGAGTCCGCTTTTTGCTGGCAGCACCCGGTTTAACCGAAGGGCAAAATTGGTCTGATTTAGTGACTGCATTACAGCCGTTAACCGATGGTGTAGTAGGTGAGCGTGTTGCTGTTATCCCGCTTTTATTTGGGGATGAACTCGGCGGCGTAACAGGGCGTTTATGTAAAAGCGCAGTCACTATTGCAGATAGCCCAATGCGTGTATTAACGGGTGCAATGTCACTTATGCCATTGCCAACCGATGCAGCAGGCAACCCACTCACCAACTCAACCACCGCCGCACTGGATACACTGCGCTTTAGTTGTACGCAATTTTACCCCGACTTTGACGGCGTTTATTTTGGTGATGTAAACATGCTCGACGCCGAGGGCGGCGACTTTCAGCAAATTGAAACAGGCCGGATTGTTGATAAAGCGGCGCGAGCGGTGCGCATTATTGCCATTCAGCAAATTAAAAACCGCCGCTTAAATAACAGCACCAGCGGTATTGAATTTGGTAAGCGCGTAATGGGTAAACCGCTTCGCGATATGAGCAAATCAATCAACATCGGTGCCGATAAGTTTCCAGGTTTAATTGATGCGCCAAAAGACGACAGTATTAACCTCACGTTTATGGATGCGACCACGTTGCAAGTTGTGCTTAAAGTTAAGCCAATCGATTCACCCAACACCATCATTGTTGGGATCATGTTAGACGACGCAGAATAG
- a CDS encoding phage protein yields the protein MQKVLGGKDFDIFIGNSMVHVIEATVKITDGRTVKKVRGIPKGFIDGPVEGEVTLKLDHENWLIVQAQAEQAGSWKGIEPFDVAFNAEVAAGKKNIEAFGCLPQLEELLNIKADGGEEDTTSIKCPITSPDFVKINGVPYLTADEVRDL from the coding sequence ATGCAAAAAGTATTAGGCGGCAAAGATTTTGACATCTTCATTGGCAACTCAATGGTGCATGTAATAGAAGCCACTGTAAAAATTACCGATGGCCGCACGGTAAAAAAAGTGCGCGGCATTCCAAAAGGCTTTATTGATGGCCCAGTTGAGGGCGAAGTAACGTTAAAGCTTGATCATGAAAACTGGCTTATTGTCCAAGCGCAAGCTGAGCAGGCGGGCAGTTGGAAAGGCATAGAACCTTTTGATGTTGCTTTTAATGCTGAAGTTGCCGCAGGTAAAAAGAACATTGAAGCGTTTGGTTGTTTACCGCAATTAGAAGAGCTTTTAAACATTAAAGCAGACGGCGGCGAAGAGGATACCACTTCTATCAAATGCCCAATCACTAGCCCTGATTTTGTAAAAATTAACGGTGTACCGTACCTAACCGCTGACGAAGTGAGAGACTTGTAA
- a CDS encoding putative phage tail assembly chaperone: MAFEKKITLETQFGDITFNVNGADYNKYINSTQPNNKVQPATNFLLNTVVEADAKKLKELVQQPGAALFLVGAIVEEYQPEFNFTVKKSKAEPSK; the protein is encoded by the coding sequence ATGGCGTTTGAGAAAAAAATTACATTAGAAACACAGTTTGGCGACATTACATTTAACGTCAATGGCGCTGATTACAACAAATACATCAACTCGACTCAGCCTAACAACAAGGTGCAGCCGGCAACTAATTTTTTATTAAACACAGTAGTTGAAGCCGACGCTAAAAAGCTCAAAGAGCTGGTACAGCAACCGGGTGCCGCATTGTTTTTAGTGGGTGCCATTGTTGAAGAGTATCAGCCAGAGTTTAACTTCACAGTAAAAAAATCGAAAGCCGAGCCAAGCAAATAG
- a CDS encoding DUF6890 family protein produces MAYHAKYFGDMPSTDESLAQALYLETAQQENFETAVNNGICTALGGE; encoded by the coding sequence ATGGCATACCACGCTAAATATTTTGGTGATATGCCATCAACTGACGAGAGCTTGGCACAGGCGCTTTACCTTGAAACAGCACAGCAAGAAAACTTTGAAACCGCCGTAAATAACGGCATTTGCACAGCATTAGGCGGCGAGTAA
- a CDS encoding phage tail tape measure protein, which yields MATLSKLDKLTYSIGIIDKVTGPVNKVMAKINQLSQQAAAAQDQMMRGAATAVGGGYALAQSLAPAIDHVAALGEVQSLGVAADALQQLSKTSYEFGFRFGGNSAEFVRSAYDIQSAIAGLNGDELSEFTKTSNILAVATKADAATITSYMGTMYGIFEETANKMGKANWVNQIAGQTATAVQLYKTTGAEMQAAFSNLGATATNLGLSSAQQFALVGELQLVAKSGSVAGTQAESFLQGIGKAQEALGIKLTADNGDMLAIDEVLGRINNRLSSLGSVARSDVLTQIFGKQGAKAINVLSTKVDKLKNGITVFENVQDKSKALEMANIIASPWDRLGGSFNAAATAMGSRLLPVVEPFVELLAAGFAYIVSLTERFPILSSVIATLVVGIVALISVYGIVMFTMGLFKMALVSSAALTSSLTILTKLWQAALFALRVFGFLALIATMGVAAIAFGTFKAVVLACQAAAWLFNAALWANPVTWIVAGILALVAAVAALIYYWSDLIAAFSETAWGKVLFGIFDGIKAAFAGVIDGVKWVLEALGLIDSKEVDLKTNVIPPNVDELSQTSASKHSNFVMQNAGQSFSQDYGQAIVSKATNQVPSNIVNLNNGAANSAVYQQSDVIKNVSPAYANAVNTSAVNNSAPNFTNQSAVNQLVSQPVTRTAVNTNAPNFTNQSAVYQLVNSKNTALNSATLNTTAVNARTANSAVYQQSDVIKNVSPAYANAVNTSAPNFTNQSAVYQQSDVINALSGGNNANLLNANAVSNVLTLQSKNNESSENTYKPTVKKSAVLQQFASNSSNSNATNDNSKRVFIDKLTLKSDDVARDFESLMELAG from the coding sequence ATGGCGACACTTAGCAAGTTAGACAAGCTTACTTATTCAATTGGCATCATTGACAAAGTCACTGGGCCAGTGAATAAAGTGATGGCTAAAATTAACCAGCTGAGTCAGCAAGCCGCTGCCGCGCAAGATCAAATGATGCGCGGCGCAGCAACAGCCGTCGGAGGTGGTTATGCCCTTGCTCAATCGCTTGCACCCGCAATTGATCACGTAGCCGCGTTAGGCGAAGTACAATCACTGGGCGTTGCAGCCGATGCCCTGCAACAACTATCTAAAACATCCTACGAATTTGGCTTTCGTTTTGGTGGTAACTCTGCTGAATTTGTACGCAGTGCTTACGATATACAATCAGCGATTGCAGGATTAAATGGCGATGAGCTATCCGAGTTTACTAAAACATCAAACATATTAGCTGTAGCGACTAAAGCCGATGCGGCCACCATCACCAGTTATATGGGCACCATGTATGGCATCTTTGAAGAAACAGCCAACAAAATGGGCAAAGCGAATTGGGTAAACCAAATAGCAGGGCAAACCGCCACCGCCGTACAGCTTTACAAAACCACCGGTGCAGAAATGCAAGCCGCGTTTTCCAACCTTGGGGCGACTGCTACAAATCTTGGTTTAAGCTCGGCTCAACAATTTGCCTTAGTTGGTGAGCTGCAACTCGTTGCTAAATCAGGATCAGTAGCTGGCACACAAGCGGAATCATTCTTACAAGGGATTGGTAAAGCACAAGAAGCATTAGGCATAAAATTAACCGCTGATAACGGCGACATGCTCGCTATTGATGAGGTACTAGGGCGCATTAATAACCGCTTATCATCATTGGGTTCTGTTGCGCGTAGCGATGTGCTTACCCAAATATTTGGTAAACAAGGTGCAAAAGCAATTAATGTACTCAGCACTAAAGTAGACAAATTAAAAAACGGCATCACCGTTTTTGAGAACGTGCAAGATAAATCCAAAGCCTTGGAAATGGCAAACATCATAGCCAGCCCGTGGGATCGTCTAGGCGGTTCATTTAATGCAGCGGCCACGGCAATGGGGAGTCGTTTATTACCTGTTGTCGAGCCGTTTGTTGAATTACTCGCTGCAGGCTTTGCTTATATCGTTTCATTAACAGAGCGATTCCCTATTTTGTCTAGCGTGATTGCGACGCTCGTAGTTGGCATCGTCGCACTAATCAGCGTTTATGGCATTGTAATGTTCACTATGGGCCTATTCAAAATGGCGCTTGTATCAAGTGCGGCACTTACAAGTAGCCTCACAATTTTAACCAAGCTTTGGCAAGCCGCATTATTTGCTTTGCGCGTATTTGGCTTTTTAGCACTCATTGCCACCATGGGCGTTGCGGCCATTGCCTTTGGTACGTTTAAAGCGGTCGTGTTGGCATGCCAAGCAGCAGCATGGTTATTCAACGCAGCACTTTGGGCCAATCCTGTTACGTGGATTGTGGCGGGTATTTTAGCGCTGGTTGCAGCCGTTGCCGCACTTATTTATTACTGGTCTGATTTAATCGCCGCATTTAGCGAAACAGCGTGGGGCAAAGTCTTATTTGGTATTTTTGATGGCATTAAAGCCGCCTTTGCTGGCGTGATTGATGGCGTAAAATGGGTATTAGAGGCACTCGGTTTAATCGACAGCAAAGAAGTTGATTTAAAAACCAATGTGATCCCGCCAAACGTTGACGAGCTAAGCCAAACCAGCGCCAGCAAACACAGCAATTTTGTAATGCAAAACGCGGGGCAATCATTTAGCCAAGACTATGGCCAAGCGATTGTGAGCAAAGCAACCAATCAAGTACCAAGCAACATAGTTAATCTTAACAATGGCGCAGCAAACAGCGCTGTGTATCAGCAAAGCGATGTGATCAAAAACGTGTCGCCAGCGTATGCCAACGCAGTAAATACCAGCGCAGTAAATAACAGTGCACCGAACTTTACTAATCAATCAGCCGTTAATCAGTTAGTTAGCCAGCCAGTTACACGCACAGCAGTAAATACCAACGCACCGAACTTTACTAATCAATCAGCGGTTTATCAGTTGGTTAACTCGAAAAACACAGCGTTAAATAGCGCAACATTAAACACCACTGCAGTTAATGCCCGCACAGCAAACAGCGCTGTGTATCAGCAAAGCGATGTGATCAAAAACGTGTCGCCAGCGTATGCCAACGCAGTAAATACCAGCGCACCGAACTTTACTAATCAATCAGCGGTTTATCAGCAAAGCGATGTGATCAACGCATTAAGTGGCGGCAATAACGCCAATTTATTAAATGCCAACGCAGTGAGTAACGTGCTCACACTGCAATCAAAAAACAACGAAAGCAGCGAAAACACCTACAAACCCACTGTTAAAAAATCAGCGGTATTGCAGCAGTTCGCCAGCAACAGCAGCAACAGCAACGCAACCAACGACAACAGCAAGCGCGTATTTATCGACAAGTTAACGCTTAAATCTGACGACGTAGCCCGCGACTTTGAAAGCCTCATGGAGTTAGCAGGATGA
- a CDS encoding DUF2590 family protein encodes MIHIDLNIIDGDLNFDAMLQPATLSGRDVINQDIKHRILESGLLPQLVGLRNKNYISKILTEIELVVEQDERLVPGTINVVLKQNGQINVTAKTKQYGVTA; translated from the coding sequence ATGATACACATTGATTTAAACATCATCGATGGCGACTTAAATTTTGATGCCATGTTACAGCCAGCAACATTAAGCGGGCGCGATGTAATTAACCAAGATATAAAGCACCGAATTTTAGAAAGCGGCCTATTGCCGCAATTGGTGGGCCTACGCAATAAAAACTATATCAGCAAAATTTTAACCGAAATCGAATTAGTAGTAGAGCAAGACGAACGCCTAGTACCGGGCACAATTAACGTGGTGCTTAAACAAAATGGACAAATTAACGTAACAGCTAAAACAAAACAGTACGGGGTAACAGCGTGA
- a CDS encoding baseplate J/gp47 family protein, translating to MSDLKQQFIAELKNANLPVTVADFTAQFEQKLKESGFAVNNQSGFSPFWRLQTALVAEPAASLVESLVSKVMPNTFVLLADKNWLEQHGQSRNVERLASVKARGQLHFTRADAQTKLVIPTGTLIESLPINGQVYQLALDTPCTFEVGQLAAVATATASNAGHAYNLSAGYYVRIMDEYEGVHVTNQQSWLITAGQDVETDENYRQRIRDAFANQGSYHMDAVYRNIIATAGGIPSDNIIFEKGGPRGPGTANAYVYLSVGDISPAIINRINDHLSEGNHGLADDLKVFAIPKQPLTLTVTIKQKPNTASIAADVTEFVRSAFRENDAYPNVNRVTPMSDFSFSLLNAELHQQFNQLHSVTFNLNNIQTGFWLPTLNGLEVRHG from the coding sequence GTGAGCGACTTAAAACAACAGTTTATTGCCGAATTAAAAAACGCAAACTTGCCCGTAACCGTGGCCGACTTCACCGCGCAGTTTGAGCAAAAACTAAAAGAGAGCGGCTTTGCAGTTAACAACCAAAGCGGTTTTAGCCCGTTTTGGCGTTTGCAAACCGCACTGGTTGCAGAGCCCGCAGCAAGTTTAGTTGAATCATTGGTCAGCAAGGTTATGCCAAACACATTTGTCTTGTTAGCCGATAAAAACTGGTTAGAGCAACACGGCCAATCGCGCAACGTCGAGCGCCTAGCGTCAGTAAAGGCCCGTGGCCAGTTGCATTTTACCCGCGCCGATGCACAAACAAAGTTAGTTATTCCAACAGGCACATTAATCGAAAGCCTGCCCATCAACGGCCAAGTGTATCAATTAGCACTCGATACCCCATGCACCTTTGAAGTGGGCCAACTTGCGGCAGTTGCCACAGCCACCGCCAGCAATGCAGGCCATGCGTATAATTTAAGTGCCGGTTATTACGTGCGAATAATGGACGAGTACGAGGGCGTGCACGTCACCAACCAACAAAGTTGGCTTATCACCGCAGGCCAAGACGTCGAAACAGACGAAAACTACCGCCAGCGCATACGCGATGCGTTCGCCAATCAAGGCAGTTATCACATGGATGCAGTGTACCGCAACATCATAGCCACCGCAGGCGGGATCCCAAGTGACAATATCATTTTTGAAAAAGGCGGCCCGCGTGGCCCAGGCACAGCCAATGCGTATGTGTATTTAAGCGTGGGCGATATTAGCCCCGCTATTATCAACCGCATTAATGATCACTTATCCGAAGGTAATCACGGTTTAGCCGATGACTTAAAAGTGTTTGCAATCCCTAAGCAACCGCTCACGCTCACCGTTACCATTAAGCAAAAGCCCAACACTGCAAGCATTGCCGCCGATGTTACCGAGTTTGTGCGCTCAGCATTTCGCGAAAACGACGCATACCCAAACGTTAACCGTGTTACACCCATGAGCGACTTTAGTTTTAGTTTGTTAAACGCCGAGTTACACCAGCAATTTAACCAATTGCACAGCGTGACATTTAATTTAAACAACATACAAACAGGCTTTTGGCTACCAACGTTAAACGGATTAGAGGTGCGCCATGGATAA